DNA sequence from the Lodderomyces elongisporus chromosome 5, complete sequence genome:
TAATCGTAGCCAGGATTGCATCCTTGTACATTTTATTCTCATAAAACCACTCAACTGCAGAGGACAACTTTAAATCAACTTGGTCAATAGCAGCCAGGGAGTCATTTTCATCGTTGTTGCTGCCACtatcaacaatagcaaATGGTTCATTTCCTGGGTTATAGTACTCTTCAGTCTCATCCATAACCCTTTCTACTGTACGTCTAAGCACATTAACGAGCTTGTCTTGCTCGACATCATCGATAGGTACCATCTCGGTATCTTCATTCGAATGCGATGAAGGCTGTGATTGTAATAATGGTAAAGGTGATTGCTGGTGAGATTGTGATATTCCCTTGGCAATTTCAAGTTGCTTCCTTCGTTGCTCCTTATCAGTGATTGAGGCAAGGATCAATGAGTATGTTTCACGCGCATCTCTTTCGTCTGGAATAAATGACAAATACAAAGGCACCAATTCCGTCTGATTATTTTCGGTCAATTTGGAAATATACAATGTGATCAATGCGTTGAGTTGTTCGGGGTTCTGTGGAGACCTCAAAAGCGCAAGAAATAATGAAGCATGAACTAATATCCTCAAGATGTTGTCATTGGTCGAGTCATTGAGGTCACTTATGATTGGGTCTAGGTCATCTAACATGATTGCTGCCATAAGTATCCGCACAGGGTGACGACTTTCTTCAGCTGCTCTAGAGCCTAGCGAGTTTGAAACAATGTTCAAGATGTCTTTCATCGAATTTGCTTGTGGTGCCGGCGGAGTGAATTCCACAAACGAGTTCAGGTGCATTTTTTGTAGCTCACTATAAGTAAGCAATTGTCTCACAAGTATGTTAATTGATTCTTCATATGAGTCGGAAGCTCTCTTTAAATTTTCACTTATATCACCTCCGCTCAAGTAGCTGTAAATCAATCTCTCATTGGGGTCTAagtttgtgtttttggACAATTTATAAACCAATCGCACCCAAATTGTTTTGTCTCTGGTACTAGCGCTAAGCTTTATATTGCCTTCACCTTCAACTTCATTTGCTAGTTCCATAACTTGGTCATCATCCTCCACAAATGATATAGCTCCGGCTAATATCACAGCCAATGCATGATTACCTGTTTCATTAGCAAACTCAATTGCATCTGTATACTCtccaagaacaacaagttTGTAAATGGCTTGGAAATTTTTTGAGTCCAATTCTGCATCCTTTGCATCAACGTGCATACCGCTTCTTAATGGAGCATCAACATCCATTTCTTGAATAAGCTGATCATTACTATTCTTTCCTGAAAGAGCATCGTAAACTCCATTTTCGATACTCAATCGTGTATTAATCCACTTGCTTCTAGTACCCAGtaatttctcttcttcatcgcCATTGCCATTTTCGTCTTCATTACCTAACTGATCTTTTAATATTTGGTCATGTTCACGTTCTCCTGCAGAGTGATACTGTAACCAGTCCAAAATTGCATATAGTTCTCCaatctccttctcttttccaaaGACTTCATTTTCATAGCAGAAAACTCTGTAGTAGTTTAAGTTTTCAACCAACCTCCAAAACTTCATCTCCAAATCCCAGTTAGTAAAATCTTGATCATAAACATCATCGTCTATATTGCTACTCAGTTGATCTGGAAGTACTGAGTATGCGTTCGCTGCAGCAATATCTGCAAACTTTTGAACTATATCAAATGGAGATGAAGATTGAGCTTGAGTTTGAAGATGTTGGTTATTTACATCAGCAGTGTTTTGCTCTTGGTCTTGATCATGAAAATTCGACTTTGCATGGAGCAAGTcaaatttgtatttttcaaGTGCTTTAGCAAATTGAACTTCAGTGCTCACCGTTTCGTTATACGGTACTAATGATTCCATTATGTGAATATTTATTGGAAAGGAATCCAATGAAAAGATTAACAAGCAAGCACGTAGATTGGCTGTTTTTCGTTATAGCTACAATTGAAGATGGTTGTCTAGAGTTTTGTTGATGAGTTTTGCCGGAAAAAGTTCGCGATCCGCTAGATTTTGAAGtttgtatttattttgCGTGCGAACAATCTACTACAATAGCCTTCTGGAACAGAAGTACACACATAGAGGTACGACGCCGagatgtatatatatatatatatatatatacgtatataCGCCAATTCCACACAACAGggtgtttctcttttttttttttcttcttcttctttttttttttatatttttcaaaactaaTCAACACTCCTCTTGCCTACAATATTAACTAGCCTTACATGGATAAGCCAATTCTGGAAAAGTTAAATAGATTATCCTTAAATTGCATAAAGacattaattttttttccttcactTGGAAATCGAGtagtatttgaaaaatttcttCGTCTACAAAAGATTGATTTTCATTCATTGTTCAAAATACTgctcattttctttttttttttttacaaaaaagaaatctaTTCAAGGTATTGTATTCTTTCGAGTTCAATAGATTGCAATATTTCTCAAGCAGTCTACCTATGAGATGAAGAGCACACCCGAGACCAGCTCAGAAACTCATTATTTATCTAAAAGTACACTATACGTATTTTCAtgatctttctttcttgatttGTTCATATGACCAGCACTACACGAAATGCATTTGTTTTAACGTGCTTGCAtccatttgcaaaaaattattttccTTCAATAGTTCTTTAGTAGTGAGACCAGGCGAGCTCCAATCgttattattttctctgGCCTTGTGAGATCCAATACCTTGATATATATGGGTATCGTATTGTTGTCGAAGTAAATTCAACGTGTCCCTATTCTCTGGTGTTTTCGGTAAATCAAACGTTGCATCGTATGGATTAAGTCGATGGGGATTGTAATTAAAAGCTTCTCTGAGAAGTTGTGGCGTGTTTTCAATCCCATTTTCATGTTCAGGTTCATTTGCCAATTCGCCATCTCTTGAAACATGTGCTGCATTTTCAACCTTTCCTAAACTGCAGGTTCGATGGGAATCAAAAGATGCAATTGAATCTATATTTTCATCAACAGATTCAGTTAAGCCATCAGCATCCCCAATAATTTTCTTATTAGTATTATCcatattgttattgtttttgttgttcttaTTCTTATCATCACTATCATTACCATCATTATCGTTACCATTATCTGCAATTAACCTTTCTTCAACATCGCCTTTAATTCCTTTATCTAAAATACTATCTTTCCCTTTCAGAAGAACAGGCTCCAATTTCTTGTACTCCAGAGATTTCAGCTCTGGTTCGGTAGGTTCAGcaagtttttcattttcattcttcAGTTGTAGTTTAGAGCACACCGAAAATTTATCTTGCTTAATACGAAGCTCgtggttttgtttttggataTGAATCATCGATTTCTGTATTGCCTCAAGTTCTTCCTTCATTTGGTTTCGCTCGTTAAAAAGTGTTTCATTCTCACTTAAAAggactttgtttttgttttgtagcATCTCAGTCTTTTCCAATAGTGCTTCTATCTCATTTAAAGAAGCTTGTTTTTCATTACTTAGCCTTGTGATAACTAGATTTTTGATCTTGtcaccttctttttctttgagtTGTTTACTCTCCAAATACGCAATTCTCTTTTGCTGCCGATCAATCTTTCTAGCATCTTTTCGTTTCTCAGCCTCTAGCCGTTGAATTGTCAGTGTATACGTATCAAatgtctttttcaatttttgtttaaaaTCCTCAGCCATATCCTGTTTCTCAGCTTCCCTTTGCTCTTCAATTACTTGCAATTTATCATTGAGTGCTTTAATTTGTTCCTTAAGAGCTTGAATTTGGAGATTCTCTGTTTGAGATGTAATCTTATCACCAAGAGTTGCACTCCGTTGTTGCAACAGTCGTCGGGAATGCAACACTTTCAAATCCTCACGATCTATACTCTCCCTCTCATCAAGTAAACTAGATGTTTCTCCATCTAACTCATTCAGTCGTTTGAAGTGACCTCCCAACTGTACATATTTCTCTTTGAAGTTTAATTCAGAGGGTGTCTTTGAACGTTTGATTTCTTCAAGTTGTTCTctaattgtttctttgcaTTTCTTCAGCCGCTCAAAGTTGAGCTCGACTTTGGGTGAATGAAAATCTTTTGTTACTCCATTTTCAAACCGTACTTTCTTCTGTACATCTATGTTATGCATGCCTAGACCTATACTCATCTTgcaaaaaatagaaaataaaggaaaaagagaaatcaAGGAAACCTTGTATGGTCTGAGATGTAAAAGGTTTGATCAAACCATTCACCCTGAttcgtttctttctttcattctcttgttttttttttctctctaaataaaaaaaattaccacAAACACCAGATCTGAGCTGAAGAGATACGCGCGTGTTacttttttaaatttttaaatttttaattttttatttttattttttatcaatatatatttcaGTTATGTAATTCATGTTTTCGcaagaggaagaaggagaagcagaacaaacaattgaaaatataattaagaaaaaataaaaaatacagGGTAAACAGACGAGCAATAGAAACAAGATAGAGGATTGCGGTAATCTGGGGATAAAAACAAACCATCATCACAAAGTACCATCTTGACTTGGCATATTTCTACAGGCAAACATCAAGTATTGATAGCATTTGTTTATCTCCTGCATTTTGTGAGTGTGTAAGCCAGTGACAAAGTGCCACTTGTGCCACCCTTGACTGATTTTCACAACATATCCCCTCAGTGTTAATccattttgtttgtttcacACCCCCGccctattctttttttttttttctttttttcattttctaaTGGCACCAAAGAGGCTTGTTAGGAGACAATCCTTAATATCCAAGGTGAAATCTTTTCCGTTTGATACTTATCTATATTTGAACGAAATACGGTTGTCAATTGATTGGGATGATCATGCGCCAACAATTGCATTGCCTTTTGGTATATTCACATCCATTTTATCACTCATAATTCAAACCATTCTTTGCTATTATGCATCTATTAGTAGCAGATCAAAGAatgttctttttaattctgATTATTACCAGTACGAAAACATCAAAAAATTGCTTCTATCAGGAGCAACAGAATCACCAGAAGCAACAAGAGCAGAGGAGATATCAATtgatatacaaaaaaacacttttGCCAATAATAAAACCAATGCACTTATCTGGGCATTAAACATATTACAATACTTAATTATTGGAATATCGATTGTGAATGCTATATATATTctaagaagcaaaaaaaaatatcaatTGCTTTATCATAGAGACAAGCCACACTACAAGTCAGCCACTCATCCAGCTAGCAATGAATCTTTTATCTATATGGTCATTTACTTTATACTGAGTATATTTTCAAGCAACAAGGAAGGAGAAGAGGACGACGAGGATACCGGCCTAAACAGCGAGAATGACTGTACATCCCAACTAAATGACAAAGAGTACTGGGAACTTCATGTTTGGAATCCGTCCAAGTTTTGTTTATACATCTACGTTGGTTTGAATCCAATAAACGCTTTTTTGGTGTACACTTTAACATCAAAGGGTTCCACATTAAATGCTATTACATCATTGGCGCTTATTTCAGTTTTTAACTACTTATTTATCAGCAAGTTCCTAAACCTCGTACAGGATAAACAGATTGTCTACCAAGAGATGTTCCTGGAATATAACAACAAGTTTGTGAAACCCAAGGTaaacattttgaaaaaagatgCTTCGATTGATGCTACTATGGGACCAATGCGTTCTAATGTACAGGTTAACAAAAAGCCGTTTTCCTTTGTCAAACTGCGTGTATTTACAACTCATGACCCGAAAGGGAAGGTTGTTACtgaatatacaaatatgAACCAAGAAGAACCAGATGGTCAATATAGGGCAAGTTCCTCTCCTTATACGGTTAAGAAGTCCGTATCACGTCCATCAGTTTATTTACCGAATTCCCGACCAACTTATGTGCCTTCAAGCCGTTCCCAGAGCCGGCGACTGAGCGTGTATAGTCAACAATATTCAATGGCTTTGCCGTTATCGTTCCCTCACGATCTTCAATATAATTCTTCTACCCCCTACAGATCACTAAACAATTACCGAAATACTTATAATGATTACCAACCTGTCCCAGGATATGGTTATGACCAGCAGTATGACCAGCAGTATGACCAACAATATGACTTGCATAATTCACTACCACATCCCCACCTTGAAATGCCAGCAGATGCTGAGCTACATAGTCGATCACCAAGCCCTACTCATTCCAATAGATCCCGATTCTATGCACGCCAAAGTCCACAAAGATTTACACCTGTACGACCAGACTTGAGCCATGGTGGTCGACGAAGCAGCATAGATCAATATGACCATGCTAACACTGTCGTTCATCATAACCTCAACCATACAACGTCTCAACAAAGGTCGCCGTCACCACATAAGAATACAATCTTTTACAGAAGTCCATCTCCTAGTAAACCGTCTAACAATATGAATGATGGACACAATAGTTACCCCGAGTGGAGATGAAATTTGtcaaaaggaagagaagacaaaagagaaaagaca
Encoded proteins:
- the NUP84 gene encoding Nucleoporin nup84; its protein translation is MESLVPYNETVSTEVQFAKALEKYKFDLLHAKSNFHDQDQEQNTADVNNQHLQTQAQSSSPFDIVQKFADIAAANAYSVLPDQSSSNIDDDVYDQDFTNWDLEMKFWRLVENLNYYRVFCYENEVFGKEKEIGELYAILDWLQYHSAGEREHDQILKDQLGNEDENGNGDEEEKLSGTRSKWINTRLSIENGVYDALSGKNSNDQLIQEMDVDAPLRSGMHVDAKDAELDSKNFQAIYKLVVLGEYTDAIEFANETGNHALAVILAGAISFVEDDDQVMELANEVEGEGNIKLSASTRDKTIWVRLVYKLSKNTNLDPNERLIYSYLSGGDISENLKRASDSYEESINILVRQLLTYSELQKMHSNSFVEFTPPAPQANSMKDILNIVSNSLGSRAAEESRHPVRILMAAIMLDDLDPIISDLNDSTNDNILRILVHASLFLALLRSPQNPEQLNALITLYISKLTENNQTELVPLYLSFIPDERDARETYSLILASITDKEQRRKQLEIAKGISQSHQQSPLPLLQSQPSSHSNEDTEMVPIDDVEQDKLVNVLRRTVERVMDETEEYYNPGNEPFAIVDSGSNNDENDSSAAIDQVDLKLSSAVEWFYENKMYKDAISATIIVIRRFLLNGKLQSLKSFAKGKNFKQLINEYNLQNFSNDSGVEYNGSAALPYSFSSSSTTTTKFVPEHEIISEDQKLELMDYQNFVKGLNLISEWKEFNGNPYTGPNVGASLDKTGHVLNNLLDTWLVDLVNKSSNSKKRKKNNNNNSGNGNGGRNETKKEDGNEEDDYGDDDDDDKLILKQFRSIYVPYIIMELVSIYQNARSLDWKYITLALKLIHSVAEEESNDLLQCFKESGRLNEFLTKIAELSTIACERGVKGLYCL
- the NUR1 gene encoding Nuclear rim protein 1, giving the protein MAPKRLVRRQSLISKVKSFPFDTYLYLNEIRLSIDWDDHAPTIALPFGIFTSILSLIIQTILCYYASISSRSKNVLFNSDYYQYENIKKLLLSGATESPEATRAEEISIDIQKNTFANNKTNALIWALNILQYLIIGISIVNAIYILRSKKKYQLLYHRDKPHYKSATHPASNESFIYMVIYFISSIFSSNKEGEEDDEDTGLNSENDCTSQLNDKEYWELHVWNPSKFCLYIYVGLNPINAFLVYTLTSKGSTLNAITSLALISVFNYLFISKFLNLVQDKQIVYQEMFSEYNNKFVKPKVNILKKDASIDATMGPMRSNVQVNKKPFSFVKSRVFTTHDPKGKVVTEYTNMNQEEPDGQYRASSSPYTVKKSVSRPSVYLPNSRPTYVPSSRSQSRRSSVYSQQYSMALPLSFPHDLQYNSSTPYRSLNNYRNTYNDYQPVPGYGYDQQYDQQYDQQYDLHNSLPHPHLEMPADAELHSRSPSPTHSNRSRFYARQSPQRFTPVRPDLSHGGRRSSIDQYDHANTVVHHNLNHTTSQQRSPSPHKNTIFYRSPSPSKPSNNMNDGHNSYPEWR